The genomic segment CCCGGAGGCGAGCTGGCGGGTCGCACCATGGCCGGCGAAGAACACGAACACGCGGTCGTTCTTTCCGGTGCGGTCGTCGGCCAGGCGGTCGTGGAAGGCGGCCAGGATGTTGTTGCGGGTGGCCTGCTCATTCTTCAGCACGATCACCTGCGAAGAGGGGAAGCCGAACTGCCCTGTCAGCGTGTCGGCCACCGCCTGCGCATCGTGGCTGGCGTACTCCAGCTTCGGCCACTTGGCGTAACTGTCGATGCCGACCACGATCGCCCACGACTTCTCGTAGCCGGTGGTGACGGTGGCGTCGCTGGCCGCGCCCTTGCGCGCGCGGGCGACGGTGAAGTCGCGGCCGTTCCAGCCGGCAAACTGGTAGCCGTCGGCGATCAGGCGGTCGAGGATCTGCGGCAGCGCCTTCACCGCACGGTCGTGGATGTCGTGGAACAGGATGATGCCGCGCTGTTCCTTGTCCACCTGGTCGAGCACGCGCTGCACGATCGACTCCGGCACAGGATCGGCCCAGTCCATCGAGTCGATGTTCCACATGATCGACTTCAGCCCTGCCTCGTTGAGCAGCTGCAGGCCTTCGGCGTTGCGTGCACCGTAGGGGAAGCGGAACAGGGGCGCGCGCTTGCTGTCGACGTCCTTCAGCAGCGTATCGGTGTCCAGTACCTGCTGGCGCAGCGCGTCGCCGGTGGTGCGCGACAGCTGGGCGTGGGTCAGGCTGTGGTTGCCGACCGCATAGCCCTCTTCCATCAGGCTGCGGCTGATCTTCGCCATCGGCCCGAGGCTGACCTTGCCGTCCGCCTCGACCTTGCCCAGGTTGCGACCCACCTCGAAGAACACGCCCGGTACGTCGTAGCGCTTGAGGATGGCCACCACTTCATCGGTGTAGGCCTTGTGCGGGCCATCGTCGAAGGTCAGCACCACGGTCTTCGGCGGCAGGTCGCGGCCGAAGATCTCGCGGTCGCTGTCCTTCATCGACATCGGGTACGGCTCGATCACCCCGTAGTCGCGCAGGATCGCTTCGCGGCTGTAGTCCTTGTGCAGGTGGGCGATGTAGTCATCCCACTTCTCGCGCTTCAGTTCGATGGCACGGGTGCGCTCGAAGCGGCTGAAGATCCGGGTCAGTTCCTGGTTGTAGTTGCGCTCGATTTCATCGAGTGCTTCCAGGTCTTCGCCGATGCGCTGGTGCAGTTTCACCGCCGGCAGCGACGAATCGGTACCGACCCGTTCGTGCAGATCACGCAGCACTTCGCGGAACGCCAGGCGGTCGGCATCGAACAGTTCCGGTGCCGATTCGATGTAGTCCAGCACGGTGCCGAGGGTGGCGAAGCGCTGCGGGCTGGAACCGCGCAACAGCGTGTCGAACTGCGCGGCGATGGCCGTGCGCTGTTCCAGCCCATCGTGGAACAGCTGCTGCCCCACACGCGTGGAGGTACCGCGGTCTGCGGCCGACTGCTGTTCCTCGTCGGCCAGCAGCACGATGATCCGGCGGTAGCCGTCGAGCTGCTTCTGCAGCGCGGCCAGCAGCGGTGCGGCG from the Stenotrophomonas maltophilia genome contains:
- a CDS encoding polysaccharide deacetylase family protein, coding for MPRASSFRLFLPSLLLTLAVAGCGDKDAKAPAATVTQPSAQAAAAADPAAAPLLAALQKQLDGYRRIIVLLADEEQQSAADRGTSTRVGQQLFHDGLEQRTAIAAQFDTLLRGSSPQRFATLGTVLDYIESAPELFDADRLAFREVLRDLHERVGTDSSLPAVKLHQRIGEDLEALDEIERNYNQELTRIFSRFERTRAIELKREKWDDYIAHLHKDYSREAILRDYGVIEPYPMSMKDSDREIFGRDLPPKTVVLTFDDGPHKAYTDEVVAILKRYDVPGVFFEVGRNLGKVEADGKVSLGPMAKISRSLMEEGYAVGNHSLTHAQLSRTTGDALRQQVLDTDTLLKDVDSKRAPLFRFPYGARNAEGLQLLNEAGLKSIMWNIDSMDWADPVPESIVQRVLDQVDKEQRGIILFHDIHDRAVKALPQILDRLIADGYQFAGWNGRDFTVARARKGAASDATVTTGYEKSWAIVVGIDSYAKWPKLEYASHDAQAVADTLTGQFGFPSSQVIVLKNEQATRNNILAAFHDRLADDRTGKNDRVFVFFAGHGATRQLASGRDLGYIIPVDSDPKEFATDAIAMTDIQNIAESMQAKHVMFVMDACYSGLGLTRGGPSSSSFLRENARRSARQMLTAGGADQQVADAGPNGHSVFTWVLLQALAGKGDLNGDGLITGTELAAYVAPAVSAVSHQTPAFGSLPGSQGGEFVFQVPDSQEFLNAGTRQLTADAIALNNKVDAASEAKGSQAPVTVADLQGGKARLVVPSAGPASDRQRAQQANDRGLQLYREKQYDQAAAEFTEALKLRPDFAQAANNLGFVYYRQQRYAEAARWLENTLKIDPSRAVAHLNLGDAYFNAGDKAKARQAYTTYLALQPQGSGAAQARAQLEKL